The following coding sequences lie in one Desulfobaccales bacterium genomic window:
- the hisC gene encoding histidinol-phosphate transaminase, producing the protein MAPTAPITSLIQPHLLQLTPYQAGKPLEELARELGLTDAIKLASNENPLGPSPKAVAAIQAELATLHRYPDSHAYYLREELSRHLGVKPEQLIFGNGSDEILDLLVRALVPPGGEVVSTSHSFLMYGLLTQAVGGVFRAVPLKDFAVDLKAVAAAITPKTRLVLLNNPNNPTGTAFSRQEWETFLATLPPTVTVALDEAYIEFAADPEVAQGLSYLAEDRPLVGLRTFSKAYGLAGLRVGYAYGPSALMECLNRLRLPFNVNRLAQAGARAALRDTEFLARTRELVWEGREFLTRELTRLGVEVVPSQANFLLIYVGRPGRQVYEAMLRRGVIIRAMDAYGFPEHIRVNVGLPEENRRFLEAFRTVMGL; encoded by the coding sequence ATGGCACCCACAGCCCCCATCACGTCGCTGATCCAGCCTCACCTGCTGCAGCTGACTCCTTATCAGGCCGGCAAGCCCCTGGAGGAACTGGCCCGGGAGCTGGGCCTCACCGACGCCATCAAACTGGCTTCCAACGAAAATCCTTTGGGTCCCTCCCCCAAGGCCGTGGCCGCCATCCAGGCGGAGCTGGCCACCCTGCACCGCTATCCCGACAGCCATGCCTACTATCTCCGGGAGGAGCTGAGCCGGCATCTGGGAGTGAAGCCCGAGCAGCTCATCTTCGGCAACGGCTCCGACGAGATTCTGGACCTCCTGGTGCGGGCTTTGGTGCCCCCCGGGGGCGAAGTGGTGAGCACCAGCCATTCCTTCCTCATGTACGGCCTTCTCACCCAGGCGGTGGGCGGGGTCTTTCGGGCCGTGCCCCTGAAAGACTTTGCGGTGGACCTCAAGGCGGTGGCTGCGGCCATCACCCCCAAAACCCGGCTCGTGCTCCTCAACAACCCCAACAATCCCACCGGCACTGCCTTCTCCCGGCAGGAGTGGGAGACCTTCCTGGCGACCCTGCCGCCCACCGTCACGGTGGCGCTGGATGAGGCCTATATCGAATTTGCCGCTGACCCCGAGGTGGCCCAGGGGCTCTCCTACCTGGCCGAGGACCGCCCCCTGGTGGGCCTGCGCACCTTCTCCAAGGCCTACGGCCTGGCGGGCCTAAGGGTGGGATATGCCTACGGCCCCAGCGCCCTGATGGAGTGCTTGAATCGCCTCAGGCTGCCCTTCAATGTCAACCGCCTGGCCCAGGCCGGAGCCCGGGCGGCCTTGCGGGATACGGAGTTCCTGGCCCGCACCCGGGAGCTGGTGTGGGAGGGGCGGGAGTTCCTGACCCGGGAACTCACCCGGCTGGGGGTGGAGGTGGTGCCCAGCCAGGCCAATTTCCTCCTCATTTACGTGGGTCGCCCCGGGCGCCAGGTCTATGAGGCCATGCTCCGCCGGGGGGTCATCATCCGGGCCATGGATGCTTACGGGTTTCCGGAGCATATCCGGGTGAATGTGGGGTTGCCGGAGGAAAACCGCCGCTTCCTGGAGGCCTTCCGCACCGTCATGGGGTTGTAA
- a CDS encoding polysaccharide biosynthesis C-terminal domain-containing protein yields the protein MTADSPSGHGVLAKFGALLLSRWLKEGLQALFLIVLARVSAPRFGEFVLALELGAVVLLAAEFGFNVALVPHLNKDPEEAQAALSRISCLKALLLGLVWLGLGGFVRWQGYPAELQRVVLLIAGGVGLEALASTFFTFLQVQGRQAAEGRLRGLAAILGLGYAFLTLAAGAPSVVVALFKIWENLANLAGVLVLLRRSRPFSWRGLQFQGLWATFCQGLHFGLLAVLSALLSRVNLLFLQAYGGSALVAQYGAAWPLVDGLHAIISGLLLQSVLYPLFVRLTTEDPAELSRLAWHTARWLLGLSLLIALALAMERDRLIPLVFGPQYPEAVGVLGILVFSVPFVFLQSLAGFALLSLRQERLLVAFFAGGLLFNLAFSSLTVPRWPLAGAAWAMVFSRGLVAGAALAALHRRLPVLGWRPVGWLLVATGLGWGLYLVLTPLLPREVAEIGGLAPLAAALWWWRLPGR from the coding sequence GTGACTGCCGACTCGCCATCGGGGCATGGGGTGCTGGCCAAATTTGGGGCCCTGTTGCTCTCCCGCTGGCTGAAAGAAGGCCTCCAGGCCCTGTTCCTCATCGTCCTGGCCCGGGTCAGTGCGCCCCGCTTCGGCGAGTTCGTGTTGGCCCTGGAGCTGGGGGCCGTGGTGCTCCTGGCGGCGGAATTCGGCTTCAACGTGGCCCTGGTGCCGCACCTGAACAAGGACCCCGAGGAGGCCCAGGCCGCCTTGAGCCGTATCTCCTGCCTCAAGGCGCTGCTCCTGGGGCTGGTCTGGCTGGGGCTCGGGGGCTTTGTCCGCTGGCAGGGCTATCCGGCGGAGCTTCAGCGGGTGGTCCTCCTGATTGCCGGGGGGGTGGGCCTGGAGGCCCTGGCCAGCACCTTTTTCACCTTTCTCCAGGTCCAGGGCCGACAGGCGGCGGAGGGGCGTCTCCGGGGACTGGCGGCCATCCTGGGGCTGGGGTATGCCTTCCTCACCCTGGCCGCCGGCGCCCCCAGCGTGGTGGTGGCGCTCTTCAAGATCTGGGAAAACCTGGCCAATCTGGCGGGGGTGCTGGTGCTTTTGCGGCGGAGCCGACCCTTCAGTTGGAGAGGCCTCCAATTCCAGGGCCTGTGGGCCACTTTCTGCCAGGGCCTTCATTTCGGCCTGCTGGCGGTGCTCTCCGCCTTGCTGAGCCGGGTCAACCTCCTCTTTCTGCAGGCGTACGGCGGCAGCGCCCTGGTGGCCCAGTACGGCGCCGCCTGGCCCCTGGTGGACGGCCTCCATGCCATCATCTCCGGGCTCCTCCTGCAAAGCGTGCTCTATCCCCTCTTCGTCCGGCTCACCACGGAGGACCCGGCGGAGCTCTCCCGCCTGGCTTGGCACACCGCCCGGTGGCTCCTGGGCCTCTCCCTGCTCATCGCGCTGGCCCTGGCCATGGAAAGGGACCGGCTCATTCCCCTGGTCTTCGGCCCCCAGTATCCGGAGGCGGTGGGGGTCCTGGGGATTCTGGTCTTCTCGGTCCCCTTTGTCTTTCTCCAGAGCCTGGCCGGCTTTGCCTTGCTCAGCCTGCGTCAGGAACGGCTGCTGGTGGCCTTTTTCGCCGGTGGCCTGCTCTTTAACCTGGCTTTCTCAAGCCTGACGGTGCCCCGCTGGCCTTTGGCCGGGGCCGCCTGGGCCATGGTGTTCAGCCGGGGGCTGGTGGCCGGCGCGGCGCTGGCGGCTCTGCACCGACGCCTGCCGGTCCTGGGCTGGCGGCCGGTGGGCTGGCTCTTGGTGGCCACCGGCCTGGGATGGGGGCTGTATCTGGTCTTAACCCCGCTGCTTCCCCGGGAGGTGGCGGAAATCGGAGGGCTGGCGCCCCTGGCGGCGGCGCTGTGGTGGTGGCGGCTGCCGGGCAGGTAA
- the cmk gene encoding (d)CMP kinase → MGPARLITIDGPAGAGKSTAARGLAKALGWTYLDSGAFYRLVAWQVRRHGVNPEDEAAVAGLLPHLTPEPGEDDHGFYLQVDGLRLSTELRTPEVSREASRVAKLPAVRRWVTDKLRRLAQGRRVVAEGRDLGTVVFPEADLKLYLEADLTIRAARRQQEQDALGAGGDLSATLSALAARDAQDINRAEAPLKVPEGAVIVDTSRLTPEEVVARCLKLAAERLEGV, encoded by the coding sequence GTGGGCCCGGCGCGTCTCATCACCATCGACGGCCCGGCCGGGGCCGGCAAGAGCACGGCGGCCCGGGGGCTGGCCAAGGCCCTGGGCTGGACCTACCTGGACAGCGGTGCCTTCTACCGGCTGGTGGCCTGGCAGGTGCGGCGTCACGGGGTCAATCCGGAGGATGAAGCGGCGGTGGCCGGCCTTTTGCCGCATCTGACCCCGGAGCCTGGCGAGGACGACCACGGCTTTTACCTGCAGGTGGACGGCCTGAGACTGTCCACGGAGCTGCGCACCCCGGAGGTGAGCCGGGAGGCCTCCCGGGTGGCCAAACTCCCGGCGGTGCGCCGCTGGGTGACGGACAAGTTGCGCCGGCTGGCCCAAGGTCGTCGGGTGGTGGCCGAAGGCCGGGACCTGGGCACAGTGGTCTTTCCCGAGGCCGACCTGAAGCTCTATCTGGAGGCGGACCTGACCATCCGGGCGGCCCGGCGGCAGCAGGAGCAGGACGCCCTGGGCGCCGGCGGCGATCTTTCGGCCACTCTTTCGGCCCTGGCGGCCCGGGACGCGCAGGACATAAACCGGGCTGAGGCGCCCCTCAAGGTGCCGGAGGGCGCGGTGATCGTGGACACCTCCCGGCTGACTCCCGAGGAAGTGGTGGCCCGCTGCCTGAAGCTGGCGGCCGAGCGCCTCGAGGGGGTCTGA